ACCGCGCCCGGCGCGATCGCACGCTGGCGGAGGAGATGGTGGCGCGCGCCGCCCGGCTGGTGCGGCGCGGGGTGGCGGAGGGCGCGCTGCGCGAGGAGGGGCACGAGCTCTTCCCGGTGCTGCTGGTGGGGATGGTCCGCGCGCTCATGGTGCGGGAGATCGCGCGCGGCCAGCCCTGCTCCGGCGCGACGCTCGACCAGGCGGTGGAGTTCTTCCTGGCCGGGGCGGGGCGGCGGCCGTGAGCGTCGCCGCCGCGCTGCCGGGGGCCGCCGCGCCGGCCCGCCCGCGCACCAACAAGTGGCTCGTCACGGTGGCGGTGAGCTTCGGGACGCTCATGGGCGCGATCGACACGTCCATCGTCAACGTGGCGCTGCCCCAGATCCGCGGCGCGGTCGGCGCCACCGTGCAGGAGATCACCTGGATCACCACCGGGTTCGTCATCGCGACGGTGGTGGTGATGCCGCTCACCGCCTTCCTCGGCCGCTTCTTCGGCCAGAAGCGCGTCTACCTGGCGAGCCTGGTGCTGTTCTTGGTCGGCTCGGCCCTGTGCGGCACCGCCGGCAGCCTCGGGACGCTCGTCTTCTACCGGGCGCTGCAGGGCTTCGGCGCCGGCGCGCTGCAGCCGACCGAGCAGGCCATCCTGCGCCAGACCTTCCCGCCCAAGGAGCAGGGGATGGCCATGGCCGTCTTCGCCATGGCGGTGATGGTCGGCCCGGCCATCGGCCCGACGCTGGGCGGGTGGATCGTCGACAACTATCACTGGTCGTGGATCTTCTTCATCAACCTCCCCATCGGGATCCTGGGCCTGTTCATGGTCTGGCGCTTCGTGGAGGAGCCGGACGACATCCGCGCCGCCAACCGCGCCGCCGCCGCCGAGCAGCGCAAGTACCTCGACTGGCAGGGCATCGCGCTCCTGTCGGTGGGCCTCGCCTGCCTGCAGTACGTGCTGGAGGAGGGGCAGCGCGACGACTGGTTCCAGTCGCGCACCATCGCCGCCTGCGCGGCGGTGGCCGCGCTCGGGCTCCTCGGCTTCGTCTGGCGCGAGCTCACCGCCCGCGCGCCGGCCGTCAACGTCCGCCTCTTCAAGGACCCGGTCTTCAGCTCCGGCACGCTCATCGGCGCGGTCATGTTCGCCATGCTCATGGCGAGCATGTTCCTCCTGCCGGTCTTCATGCAGGAGCTGCTCGGCTTCACCGCCACCCAGTCCGGCCTGGTGCTGGTGCCGCGGGTGGGGGTGATGATGCTCGCGACGCCGCTCGTCGGCCGCATCTACAACCGCGTCTCGCCGCGCCTGCTGGTCGGCATCGGGGTGGTGCTGGTGTCCTGGGGGTCGGTGAACCTCTCGCACGTCACGCTCCAGAGCAGCTCGGCCGAGATCGTGCGGCAGATCCTGGTGCAGGGGGTGGGCTTCAGCTTCCTGTTCGTCCCCCTCACCACCACCGCGCTCTCCAACGTGGAGCGGACGAAGCTCACCGACGCCACCGGCCTCAACTCGCTCCTCCGCCAGATCGGCGGGTCGATGGGCCTGGCGGTGTTCGCGACCCTCCTGTCGCGCTACCAGACCCACGCCCGGCACGCGCTGGCGGCCCACGTCACCGCGGAGAACCCGCAGGTGGTGGAGCGGCTCGGACAGCTCCAGGCCGGGCTCGCCGCGCGCGGCGGGCTCGACCCGGTGAGCGCCAAGGCCGGCGCCCTGGCGGCGCTGAATGGCCAGGTGACGCAGCAGGCGGCGGTGCTCGCCTTCGAGAAGACCTTCCTCGTGACGGGGCTCGTCTTCCTGTGCGTGCTGCCGCTCCTCCTCTTCCTCAAGGTGAATCGCCACGGCGCCGCGGGTGCGGCGCACGCGGCGCTGGAGTGACACGGACATGACGCCCCCCATGCAGGCCGGCCACGACTCGAGCGCCCGCGCGCTCCCCGCCGCCGTCCCCGACCCCGCGCCGGAGGCGCGCCCCGGCGGCCGCAAGCGCCTGCTCGTCCGCGCCGCCGCCGCGGCGCTGGCGGCCCTGGCGCTCCTCTTCGGGCTCCACCTCTTCCTCACCCGCGGCGAGGAGACCACCGACGACGCGCAGGTCGAGGCGGACGTGGTGCCGATCGCGCCGCGCGTCGCCGGGGCGGTCCTGCGGGTGGCGGTCCACGACGACCAGCTGGTGAAGAAGGGCGACCTCCTCTTCGAGCTCGACCCCGCCGATCACGCCGCCCGGGCGCAGCAGGCCGAGGCCGAGCTCGCCACCGCGCAGGCCCAGGCGGCCGCGGCCGACGCGCAGGTCCAGGTGGTGGAGGCGAGCGCCCGGGGCGGGTTCGCCGGCGCCCGCGCGGCGGTCAGCTCCAGCTCGGCGGCGCTGCAGCAGGCGGACGCCCAGATCGCGGCCGCCCAGGCGGCCCAGCGCCGCGCCGAGGCGGAGGCGGTGAAGGCGCGCGCCGATCTCACCCGGGCGCGGCAGCTGCGCGCGGGCGACGCCATCGCCCAGGCGCAGCTCGACGCGGTCGAGGCCGCGGCCGAGTCGGCCGAGGCGGGCGTGGCCTCCGCGCGCGCCAACCTGGCCGCGGCCGAGGAGGCCAAGCAGACGGCGCGCGGCCGGGTGGGGGAGGCGGAGGGGCGCCTCGGGCAGAGCACGCCCGTGGCGGCGCAGATCGCCTCCGCCCACGCCGGGGCGGAGCTGGCGCACGCCCGGGTGAAGAGCGCGCAGGCGGCGCTCGACCTGGCGCGCCTGCAGCTCCGCTACACGCAGGTGGTGGCGCCCGCCGACGGGCAGGTCTCGAAGCTCACGGTGCGCGAGGGGCAGCTCGTGGCGGTGGCGCAGCCGGTGGCCCAGCTCGTCCCGAGCGCCACCTACCTCGTGGCGAACTTCAAGGAGACGCAAGTCGGGGCCATGCGCCCCGGGCAGCGCGTCGACGTGGAGGTGGACGCCTACGGCGGCAAGACGCTGCAGGGGAAGGTGGAGAGCCTCTCCGGCGGCACCGGCGCGCGCTTCTCGCTCCTGCCGCCGGACAACGCCTCCGGGAACTTCGTGAAGGTGGTGGAGCGGGTGCCGGTCCGCATCGCCTGGGTCGATCCGCCGAAGGACCTCGCGCTGCGCGCCGGCCTGTCCGCCACCGTGACCGTGCACACGCGCTGAGCGCGGTCGGCGGGGCGCGGGGGTAGGCGCCCCTCCCACCCGTAACCGGCCGAAATCTTGCGCCATCGGGGGTGGCTGCTAGCGTCCGGGGCGAGCTCGGAGGAGCTCCGATGAAGCGCCTCTTCCGCCACCGCACCGCCCTCTACCTGGCCGCCCTCACGGCGCTGCTGGCCCTCTCGGCGGCCGATCCCGGCGGCCTGCGCAAGGCGCTCCTCCAGGAGCGCCAGGTGGCGCGCCTGGCCGAGGAGAACGCCGCGCTGGAGCAGAGCGTGCTGCGGCTCCGGCGCGAGGTGAAGGCGCTCTCCGGGGACCCGGCCGCCCTCGAGCGCGCCGCGCGCGAGGAGCTCGGGTACGTGAAGCCGGGCGAGATCGTCTACCGCCTCGACGAAGGCGAGGCGCGGTGAGCCCGCCCGCGGCCGCGGCGCCCCCGCGCGCGCCGGTGGGGAGCGCGCGAGAGATGCGCTCCCGGCTCCCGGCAGCCCGCTCGCGGCCGCTGCTCGTCCTGGCCTGGGCGGCGCTCCTCGGCGACGACGGCCTCCTGGGCGAGCCGGCCCGCCGCCGCGCCGGCCGCGCCGCGCTGCGGGCGCTCCCCGCGCTGGCGGCGGTGATGACGGCCGCGCTGCTCGTGGCGCGCCCGCTGGCGGCGGCGCCGCTCGGGCGCGCGCACGCCGCGGCGGGGCTCCTGCTGGCCGGCGCGCTGGCGGGCGTGCTCGTCCGGCGCCTGCGCCGGGGCAGGGCGGGGCGGCGGCTCGACGCGCGCGAGGCGCTCGAGCTCGGCGCCCTGGTGCTGCTCGCGGCGGCGGCGCTGACCCGCGCCGCCGAGGCCGGCGGCCTCCCCCGCGACGCCGCGCTCCAGCCGCTCGTCTACCTGGCGGTGGCGGCGCTGTCCGCCTCCCTCCCGCGCGGGCCGGGGCTGGCGCTCGTGGCCGGCGCGCTCGCGCTCGAGGCCGGCGGCTGGTGGGGGCAGGGGGGCGTGGCGGCGGACCTGCCGCGGCTGGCCGCGCGCGGCGGGTTCATCGCGCTCTTCGCGCTCCTCTACCACGGGGTCCTGGGCGCGCGGATCGCCGCCGGGCGGCGCGCGGAGGCGGCCGCCATGGAGCGGCGCCGGCGCGAGCTGGACGAGCGGGCGCGCCAGCTCCGGCTGCTGGCCGTCTCGGGCGAGGCGGCCGAGGGCGGCCGGGCCGAGCGGGCGGAGCGGCTGGGCGAGGCGGCGGTGCTGGAGACCGACGGCGCCGCCCGCGGGCTGCTCGACGTCGCGGGCGCGGCCCTCCGGGCCACCGCCGCCGGCGCCTACCTGCTGAGCGACGACGACCGCGAGCTGCGGCTGTGGGAGGGGCGCGCGGGCTCCCGCCTGGCGCGGGTGCTGGCCGCCGGCGAGGGGCCGCTGGGCGGGGTGGTGAAGCGCCGCGCCGCGGTCCGGATGCACGGCGAGCTGCGGGGGCTGCGCCACCGCGAGGGCGGCCCAGCGCCGCGCGCGCTCCTGGCGGTGCCGCTCCTCTCGCGGGTGGGTGGTCACCTGCGCGGGGTGGTGCTGGCCGATCGCGACGAGGCCGTCCCGTTCGACGAGGCGGACGAGCGGCTGCTGGAGGCGGTGGCGGCGGAGCTGGCGCGGGCGGCGGCGGCGGAGCGGCTCATCCGCGACGGCCGCGCCCGGCGCGAGGAGCAGGAGCGCTTCTACGGCGCCATCGAGC
This Anaeromyxobacter diazotrophicus DNA region includes the following protein-coding sequences:
- a CDS encoding DHA2 family efflux MFS transporter permease subunit — protein: MSVAAALPGAAAPARPRTNKWLVTVAVSFGTLMGAIDTSIVNVALPQIRGAVGATVQEITWITTGFVIATVVVMPLTAFLGRFFGQKRVYLASLVLFLVGSALCGTAGSLGTLVFYRALQGFGAGALQPTEQAILRQTFPPKEQGMAMAVFAMAVMVGPAIGPTLGGWIVDNYHWSWIFFINLPIGILGLFMVWRFVEEPDDIRAANRAAAAEQRKYLDWQGIALLSVGLACLQYVLEEGQRDDWFQSRTIAACAAVAALGLLGFVWRELTARAPAVNVRLFKDPVFSSGTLIGAVMFAMLMASMFLLPVFMQELLGFTATQSGLVLVPRVGVMMLATPLVGRIYNRVSPRLLVGIGVVLVSWGSVNLSHVTLQSSSAEIVRQILVQGVGFSFLFVPLTTTALSNVERTKLTDATGLNSLLRQIGGSMGLAVFATLLSRYQTHARHALAAHVTAENPQVVERLGQLQAGLAARGGLDPVSAKAGALAALNGQVTQQAAVLAFEKTFLVTGLVFLCVLPLLLFLKVNRHGAAGAAHAALE
- a CDS encoding HlyD family secretion protein translates to MTPPMQAGHDSSARALPAAVPDPAPEARPGGRKRLLVRAAAAALAALALLFGLHLFLTRGEETTDDAQVEADVVPIAPRVAGAVLRVAVHDDQLVKKGDLLFELDPADHAARAQQAEAELATAQAQAAAADAQVQVVEASARGGFAGARAAVSSSSAALQQADAQIAAAQAAQRRAEAEAVKARADLTRARQLRAGDAIAQAQLDAVEAAAESAEAGVASARANLAAAEEAKQTARGRVGEAEGRLGQSTPVAAQIASAHAGAELAHARVKSAQAALDLARLQLRYTQVVAPADGQVSKLTVREGQLVAVAQPVAQLVPSATYLVANFKETQVGAMRPGQRVDVEVDAYGGKTLQGKVESLSGGTGARFSLLPPDNASGNFVKVVERVPVRIAWVDPPKDLALRAGLSATVTVHTR
- a CDS encoding FtsB family cell division protein, whose protein sequence is MKRLFRHRTALYLAALTALLALSAADPGGLRKALLQERQVARLAEENAALEQSVLRLRREVKALSGDPAALERAAREELGYVKPGEIVYRLDEGEAR
- a CDS encoding sensor domain-containing diguanylate cyclase, producing MRSRLPAARSRPLLVLAWAALLGDDGLLGEPARRRAGRAALRALPALAAVMTAALLVARPLAAAPLGRAHAAAGLLLAGALAGVLVRRLRRGRAGRRLDAREALELGALVLLAAAALTRAAEAGGLPRDAALQPLVYLAVAALSASLPRGPGLALVAGALALEAGGWWGQGGVAADLPRLAARGGFIALFALLYHGVLGARIAAGRRAEAAAMERRRRELDERARQLRLLAVSGEAAEGGRAERAERLGEAAVLETDGAARGLLDVAGAALRATAAGAYLLSDDDRELRLWEGRAGSRLARVLAAGEGPLGGVVKRRAAVRMHGELRGLRHREGGPAPRALLAVPLLSRVGGHLRGVVLADRDEAVPFDEADERLLEAVAAELARAAAAERLIRDGRARREEQERFYGAIERLNRVTTPRQVLDAVLAAAADMVTVDFGAVTLQDDGTGSIRHKVARAVLAGGATAAELEGKEFADNGGLVACAVRLGSSLPGKALRLSEAIVFDEETRLRGLSSLKILPLRTGDAVLGTLVVGAHRPLAYDGDAVRQLEILGLQAGDALQRARLFEATERLATTDGLTGLVNHRTFQARLDEHLAAAQRYGKKLSLLLTDIDHFKSVNDTWGHPVGDLVLKGVARILQKEARVTDVAARYGGEEFALVMPETDQAGALRTAERIREKVAGARFRTEQGELSVTISIGVATFPGDGRQKAELVELADGGLYHAKRHGRNQTVALGQLRAARRA